Proteins found in one Oryza glaberrima chromosome 4, OglaRS2, whole genome shotgun sequence genomic segment:
- the LOC127770537 gene encoding inositol transporter 1 has translation MPGSSGLLDDVGGKKHMNFFSNRYVLALTGAAGIGGFLFGYDTGVISGALLYIRDDFPAVRDNYFLQETIVSMALVGAIIGAAGGGWINDTYGRRKSTLVADMLFALGSLVMCAAGGPYILILGRLLVGLGVGIASVTAPVYIAEAAPSEIRGGLVSTNVLMITGGQFFSYLINLGFTEVPGTWRWMLGVAAVPAILQFVLMLFLPESPRWLFWKDEKAKAISVLEKIYDSDRLEEEVELLASSSMHEFQSDGTGSYLDIFKSKELRLAFFAGAGLQAFQQFTGINTVMYYSPTIVQMAGFTSNKLALLLSLIVAGMNAAGTIVGIYLIDRCGRRRLALTSLAGVVVSLAILAMAFILQSSSDICSNALNGACQGAVGWFAVAGLALYIAFFSPGMGPVPWAVNSEIYPEAYRGMCGGMSATVNWVSNLIVAQTFLSIVGLVGTGLTFLIIAGIAVLAFIFVALYVPETKGLSFEQVELLWKERAWGNQGNRQSLLGAAP, from the exons ATGCCCGGGAGCTCCGGGCTCCTGGACGACGTAGGGGGGAAGAAGCACATGAATTTCTTCAGCAACCGCTACGTGCTCGCGCTCACGGGCGCCGCAGGAATCGGCGGGTTCCTCTTTGGCTACGACACAG GTGTCATATCTGGAGCCCTTTTGTATATTCGGGATGACTTTCCAGCAGTCAGAGACAATTATTTCTTACAG GAGACAATCGTTAGCATGGCATTGGTAGGAGCCATCATTGGAGCAGCTGGCGGCGGCTGGATCAATGATACATACGGCCGTAGGAAGTCTACTCTTGTGGCTGACATGCTGTTTGCACTTGGCTCACTTGTTATGTGTGCTGCTGGTGGTCCTTACATTCTGATTCTTGGAAGGCTTCTTGTTGGCTTGGGTGTGGGTATAGCATCAGTCACAGCGCCAGTTTACATTGCTGAAGCTGCTCCTTCGGAAATTAGGGGAGGTTTGGTGTCAACTAATGTACTCATGATTACTGGTGGTCAATTCTTCTCCTACCTCATCAATCTTGGCTTTACTGAG GTTCCTGGAACATGGCGCTGGATGCTCGGAGTTGCTGCTGTGCCTGCAATTCTACAGTTTGTTCTGATGCTTTTTTTGCCAGAATCTCCCCGTTGGCTTTTCTGGAAG GATGAGAAAGCAAAAGCTATTTCTGTCCTAGAGAAGATTTATGACTCTGACCGTCTAGAGGAAGAGGTAGAGCTTCTTGCTTCTTCTTCAATGCATGAATTTCAGTCTGACGGTACTGGGAGCTATTTGGACATTTTCAAGTCAAAGGAACTAAGGCTAGCATTTTTTGCTGGAGCTGGTCTTCAG GCGTTCCAGCAATTTACTGGCATCAACACTGTCATGTACTACAGCCCAACAATTGTCCAGATGGCTGGGTTTACCTCCAACAAGTTGGCATTGCTCCTTTCCCTCATAGTCGCTGGTATGAATGCCGCTGGGACCATTGTTGGAATCTACCTGATTGACCGCTGTGGCCGGCGTCGCCTGGCCCTTACAAGCTTGGCTGGTGTGGTGGTCTCCCTCGCCATCCTAGCAATGGCCTTCATACTGCAGTCATCATCAGATATCTGTTCGAATGCACTCAATGGTGCCTGCCAAGGTGCAGTGGGATGGTTCGCGGTGGCGGGACTCGCTCTATACATCGCCTTCTTCTCCCCAGGCATGGGGCCAGTTCCATGGGCAGTGAACTCCGAGATCTACCCCGAGGCATACCGTGGAATGTGTGGTGGCATGTCAGCCACTGTCAACTGGGTATCTAACCTGATTGTGGCACAAACATTCCTCTCGATCGTCGGGTTGGTTGGGACCGGCCTGACCTTCCTGATCATCGCCGGAATAGCGGTGCTGGCCTTCATCTTCGTGGCTCTCTACGTGCCGGAGACTAAAGGCCTCAGCTTTGAGCAGGTTGAGCTCCTGTGGAAGGAGAGAGCATGGGGAAACCAGGGCAATCGCCAGAGCCTTTTGGGCGCTGCACCGTAG
- the LOC127770536 gene encoding protein NRT1/ PTR FAMILY 4.5-like produces MVVGGFVDWRGNPIDRKVHGGVRAAWFMFFLSVVTNMENIPNMLNLVTYLHGTMHMGVSSSATTVTNFIGATSGFALLGAFLSDSYITRSRTILLFGPLEFLALGLLALQAYLPSLHPPPCNIEAELSNCEEVHGFNTVILHIGLYTWAFSEGCIRACTPSLGADQFDHEDPSESRQQSSFFNWFTFGISLGGFIGLILIVWLENYKGWDIGFGVCALLILLGLLIVATGLPFYRNQVPEGSPLTRILQVLVVAFKNRKYELPEKLEEAQENRNGLDSIEVPRPTNFLKFLDKASINHGEDGAWSVCSTMKVEETKIVLRMLPLFISSMIGYISNPLLLTFTVQQGSMTNTRLGKIHISPATLFVIPITFQMLMLAVYDRFLVPFMRKRTGYACGITHLQRVGLGFASMIVASAVAAVVERKRKEAAVQMSLFWLAPQFFLLGVSDVTSFVGLLEFFNSEAPKDMKSIGTALFWCELGLASWMGTFLVELVNKATRHGHHRGWLEGTSLNNSHLDLFYWVVAVIGLLGFLNYLYWAKKYAYRHNPRMVTPSADQDSP; encoded by the exons ATGGTGGTTGGAGGCTTTGTGGACTGGAGGGGAAACCCGATAGACAGAAAGGTACATGGAGGAGTCAGAGCTGCATGGTTTATGTTCT TTCTGTCAGTGGTAACAAACATGGAAAATATTCCAAACATGCTGAATTTGGTTACATATCTCCATGGAACCATGCATATGGGAGTTTCAAGCTCTGCAACCACAGTTACTAACTTCATTGGTGCCACATCTGGATTTGCTTTATTAGGAGCTTTCCTCTCAGACTCGTACATCACTCGCTCTAGAACCATACTACTCTTTGGTCCGTTGGAGTTTCTG GCTCTTGGATTGCTCGCTCTGCAAGCCTACCTCCCCTCACTCCATCCACCACCTTGCAATATTGAAGCAGAGCTAAGCAACTGCGAAGAGGTTCATGGCTTCAACACCGTCATATTGCACATAGGCTTGTACACCTGGGCATTCAGTGAAGGCTGTATCCGTGCTTGCACGCCATCACTTGGAGCAGATCAGTTTGACCATGAAGATCCCTCTGAATCCCGCCAACAATCCAGTTTCTTCAACTGGTTCACCTTTGGAATCTCCTTAGGAGGATTTATAGGATTGATTCTAATAGTGTGGCTCGAGAACTACAAGGGGTGGGACATTGGATTTGGCGTGTGTGCACTGCTAATTCTTCTTGGGTTGCTCATAGTTGCCACCGGCCTCCCTTTCTACCGTAATCAAGTACCAGAAGGAAGCCCTCTAACTCGGATACTGCAG GTTCTTGTGGTTGCATTCAAGAACAGGAAATATGAACTTCCCGAGAAACTTGAGGAAGCACAAGAAAACCGTAATGGACTGGATTCTATTGAAGTACCACGTCCTACAAATTTTCTGAA atTTCTTGACAAAGCCTCCATCAACCATGGTGAAGATGGAGCCTGGTCAGTTTGCAGCACAATGAAAGTGGAGGAGACAAAGATTGTTCTTCGAATGCTTCCCCTCTTCATCAGCTCCATGATCGGTTATATCTCAAACCCTCTGCTCCTCACTTTCACTGTGCAACAAGGTAGCATGACAAACACAAGGCTGGGCAAGATACATATCTCCCCCGCGACGCTCTTTGTGATCCCCATCACATTCCAGATGCTAATGCTCGCCGTCTATGATCGCTTCCTTGTTCCGTTCATGCGCAAGCGCACAGGATATGCCTGCGGTATCACTCACCTGCAACGTGTTGGCTTAGGCTTTGCCTCCATGATAGTTGCATCGGCCGTTGCAGCAGTCGTcgagagaaagaggaaggagGCAGCTGTGCAGATGTCCCTCTTCTGGCTTGCACCTCAGTTCTTCTTGCTTGGCGTGTCAGACGTTACATCGTTCGTCGGGCTGCTTGAGTTCTTCAACAGCGAAGCACCAAAGGATATGAAGTCCATTGGCACGGCGCTGTTCTGGTGCGAGCTGGGTCTCGCTTCATGGATGGGCACGTTCCTGGTGGAGCTGGTGAACAAGGCTACGAGGCATGGACACCATAGAGGGTGGCTCGAGGGTACAAGCTTGAACAACAGCCACCTTGACTTGTTTTACTGGGTGGTTGCTGTTATCGGGCTGCTTGGCTTCTTGAATTACCTGTACTGGGCGAAGAAGTATGCCTACCGGCACAATCCACGCATGGTCACCCCATCAGCTGATCAGGACTCACCGTGA